One region of Lactobacillus johnsonii genomic DNA includes:
- a CDS encoding TetR/AcrR family transcriptional regulator, with product MARQKNLVRRHEILRNTFILLKKRGMENVSLQMIADKSGISKSLLQSYYPHKNLLITEIVTNFMTAVLKSLNATDFKDLNTYSKMKIFIYLILEQGIQDEGVERVVKSILSDSDSLDRWSQILDDWLRNEGVKHDLGSDRQVQIGLNFIVTGGGSLYIKRTELDLDADEISDIMVKTFMSTFLSIDESKIDQTIDEAKSALQKYELATLTQMINEMFDN from the coding sequence ATGGCACGACAAAAAAATTTAGTAAGACGGCATGAAATATTACGCAATACTTTTATCCTGCTAAAAAAGAGAGGGATGGAAAATGTATCGCTGCAAATGATTGCGGATAAGTCGGGGATTTCTAAATCATTGCTCCAATCTTACTACCCACATAAAAATCTGTTAATTACAGAAATTGTTACTAACTTTATGACGGCTGTTTTAAAAAGTTTAAATGCGACTGACTTTAAAGACTTAAATACATATTCTAAAATGAAAATTTTTATTTATTTAATTTTAGAGCAAGGTATTCAAGATGAAGGAGTAGAACGTGTAGTTAAGAGCATTTTAAGTGATAGTGATTCCCTAGATCGCTGGAGTCAAATTCTTGACGATTGGCTTAGAAATGAAGGCGTTAAGCATGATCTTGGGAGTGATCGTCAAGTTCAGATTGGCTTAAACTTCATTGTCACAGGTGGGGGAAGTTTATACATAAAACGTACTGAATTGGATTTAGATGCAGATGAAATTTCTGATATAATGGTAAAAACTTTTATGTCAACATTTCTATCAATAGATGAGTCTAAGATAGATCAAACAATTGATGAAGCAAAATCTGCTTTACAAAAATATGAATTAGCTACTTTGACCCAAATGATCAATGAGATGTTTGACAATTAA